A genome region from Micromonospora inyonensis includes the following:
- a CDS encoding hemerythrin domain-containing protein: MTNPQATAGRDVIDVLTSDHREVEALFVELESRQGTPEHRRQLADVVIAELVRHSVAEEAYVYPAARKALPDGDQVADHEISEHSEAERTMKELESADPTDPRFDQILAHLTSTIRHHVQEEEADLFPRLRAAVAHEELVELAEKVEATKKIAPTRPHPAAPDHPPANKLLAPGTGLIDRMRDALSGRPTSREELREKQRH, encoded by the coding sequence ATGACCAATCCACAGGCCACGGCGGGCCGGGACGTCATCGACGTCCTGACCAGCGACCATCGCGAGGTCGAGGCACTCTTCGTCGAGCTGGAGAGCCGGCAGGGCACCCCGGAGCACCGCCGGCAGCTCGCCGACGTGGTGATCGCCGAGCTGGTCCGGCACAGCGTCGCCGAGGAGGCGTACGTCTACCCGGCTGCCCGGAAGGCACTCCCCGACGGCGACCAGGTCGCCGACCACGAGATCTCCGAGCACTCCGAGGCCGAACGGACGATGAAGGAACTGGAGTCGGCCGACCCCACCGACCCCCGCTTCGACCAGATCCTCGCCCACCTGACCAGCACGATCCGGCACCACGTGCAGGAGGAGGAGGCCGACCTCTTCCCCCGCCTGCGGGCCGCGGTCGCGCACGAGGAACTGGTGGAGCTCGCGGAGAAGGTCGAGGCGACGAAGAAGATCGCCCCGACCCGTCCGCACCCGGCCGCTCCGGACCACCCGCCCGCGAACAAGCTGCTCGCTCCCGGCACGGGCCTGATCGACCGGATGCGGGATGCGCTCAGCGGGCGTCCCACCAGCAGGGAAGAGCTGCGGGAGAAGCAGCGCCACTGA
- a CDS encoding ferredoxin, which yields MTSSWRVSVDPTRCIGSGICTGAAPDHFVLVDSLSCPRKELIEPADPVIDAAESCPMEAIRVSDAASDRRIAPEM from the coding sequence GTGACCTCGTCGTGGCGGGTGAGTGTCGATCCCACCCGGTGCATCGGATCCGGCATCTGCACAGGCGCTGCGCCGGACCACTTCGTCCTCGTCGACAGTCTGTCCTGTCCCCGGAAGGAACTGATCGAGCCGGCGGATCCGGTGATCGACGCGGCCGAGTCCTGCCCGATGGAGGCCATCCGGGTCTCCGACGCGGCCAGCGACCGGCGGATCGCCCCGGAGATGTGA